Proteins encoded in a region of the Balaenoptera musculus isolate JJ_BM4_2016_0621 chromosome 21, mBalMus1.pri.v3, whole genome shotgun sequence genome:
- the TRMT9B gene encoding probable tRNA methyltransferase 9B isoform X2 — protein sequence MARVLVPGGQLMIYVWAMEQKNRHFEKQDVLVPWNKALCSQPLSESSQPGRKKQCGHPERSHPYHPPCSACRCPVCFQGRWDSRRSHSVDCDSALAGTCCANISKEGEEENGFYNTLGKSFRSWFSSRSLDESTLRKQIEKMRPLKNTESWANSTISTQPSRHSSFDLDHPEPFSTGEQNLDEEVFVETSQKHLEWLRAPATHKHLNGDHPRGVRRNGDGNFLGSTNTKENCMDTGNLEEGTPSASKIWRRISAADSKDSNPGDTISVEEQQSNILDPGAFMRYYHVFREGELYGLLKESVSELHILSSGNDHGNWCIIAEKKESCD from the coding sequence ATGGCCAGGGTCTTAGTTCCTGGAGGCCAGCTGATGATTTATGTTTGGGCCATGGAACAAAAGAACCGGCACTTTGAGAAGCAAGACGTGCTTGTTCCATGGAACAAAGCCTTGTGCTCCCAGCCCCTCTCGGAATCCAGCCAGCCTGGGAGAAAGAAGCAGTGTGGGCATCCAGAAAGAAGCcatccctaccaccctccctgcTCTGCGTGCCGCTGTCCCGTTTGTTTCCAGGGGCGCTGGGATTCGAGGCGGTCCCATAGCGTGGATTGTGACTCTGCTCTGGCTGGCACCTGCTGTGCAAACATTTCCAAGGAAGGCgaggaagaaaatggattctATAACACGCTGGGGAAGTCTTTTCGTTCCTGGTTTTCCTCTAGATCTTTGGATGAATCAACTCTGAGGAAGCAAATTGAAAAAATGAGACCCTTGAAAAACACAGAAAGTTGGGCCAATAGCACGATATCCACCCAGCCTTCAAGACACTCAAGTTTCGACTTAGATCATCCAGAGCCATTTTCAACAGGAGAGCAAAATTTAGATGAGGAAGTGTTTGTGGAGACTTCTCAAAAACACCTGGAATGGCTGAGAGCGCCCGCCACACACAAACACCTAAATGGAGACCATCCAAGAGGCGTGAGGAGAAATGGAGATGGGAATTTTCTGGGTAGCACCAATACCAAGGAGAATTGTATGGATACAGGTAACTTAGAAGAGGGTACCCCTTCTGCTAGTAAAATATGGAGGAGGATTTCTGCAGCTGATTCCAAAGATTCTAACCCAGGTGACACCATTTCTGTCGAAGAACAACAGTCCAACATTTTGGATCCTGGTGCCTTTATGCGCTATTACCACGTGTTTCGAGAAGGCGAGCTCTATGGCCTGCTGAAGGAGAGTGTGTCGGAGCTCCATATTCTGAGCTCTGGGAATGATCATGGCAACTGGTGTATCAttgcagagaagaaggaaagttGTGATTGA